In the Malassezia vespertilionis chromosome 1, complete sequence genome, one interval contains:
- a CDS encoding uncharacterized protein (EggNog:ENOG503P547; COG:J; BUSCO:EOG09264LC7) produces MLGRVFASVSRAPRVSLVQGMRMLHTTPRSLGFWDNIIPLIQGNRRERQLQRKQGGLLPQDMARIQAEQKEDTMMAAQSSTGDSLVDDVIETPHFRNKDLQRRLQEEKRQKRLLRKRWGGIAKLGGEDIQEHKYSTAVFRISPRKLKLLANQISGMPIDYAIVQMQFSSKRAARRIRSTLAMARDHAVAKGMDSRSLIVSEAWVNKGTYMARLEIKGRGRMGVMHHPQARMHIVLRPGNTLEQREAQQLDIARRRVQSMGSGGVTRTNRKFVNGFQHPGWAW; encoded by the coding sequence ATGCTGGGGCGGGTGTTTGCTTCGGTCtcgcgcgcaccgcgcgtgTCGCTTGTGCAAGGAATGCGCATGTTGCATACGACTCCTAGGTCACTTGGATTTTGGGATAACATTATACCTTTGATCCAGGGCAACCGCCGTGAGCGACAATTACAGCGAAAACAAGGCGGCCTGCTACCGCAGgacatggcgcgcatccaGGCAGAGCAAAAGGAGGACACGATGATGGCGGCTCAATCATCCACGGGTGATTCGCTTGTTGATGATGTTATAGAGACGCCGCATTTTCGAAACAAGGatttgcagcggcgcctgcaAGAGGAGAAGCGCCAAAAGCGCTTGCTCCGTAAACGGTGGGGCGGTatcgccaagctcggcggcgaAGATATACAAGAGCACAAATACAGCACGGCTGTGTTTCGTATCAGCCCACGCAAGCTTAAGCTACTTGCGAACCAGATCAGCGGCATGCCGATCGACTATGCTATTGTCCAGATGCAATTCAGTAGcaagcgcgcagcacggcgtATTCGATCTACATTGGCCATGGCACGCGATCATGCAGTGGCAAAAGGGATGGATTCACGCTCGCTGATTGTGTCGGAGGCATGGGTCAATAAAGGCACATacatggcgcgccttgaGATCAAAGGCCGTGGTCGTATGGGTGTGATGCATCATCCTCAAGCGCGTATGCATATTGTTCTCCGTCCAGGAAATACCTtagagcagcgcgaggcgcagcaaCTGGAtattgcgcgccgccgagtGCAGAGCATGGGCTCTGGTGGCGTTACGCGCACCAACCGAAAATTCGTGAACGGATTCCAGCATCCTGGCTGGGCATGGTAG
- the FAP7 gene encoding adenylate kinase (BUSCO:EOG09264XPY; COG:F; EggNog:ENOG503P1RA): protein MVRAYPNVVITGTPGTGKSTLAAQICESFVSPSGQAVLRHIDVGALVKSESFHSSYSQEWDSYEVDEDRLLDYLEPLTGASAPDPLDIDPEACDEARQVSDTDVSRGGLVLDWHSCDAWPERWVDLAVVLRSDHQLLWKRLEKRNYTEKKIAENNEAEIMGVVQDEVFDSYVPEAIVVLHSDTAEQMDSNVERILAWIHAWRAQRGLET from the exons ATGGTACGAGC ATACCCTAATGTCGTGATTACGGGCACACCCGGTACTGGAAAGTCTACGCTTGCAGCACAAATATGCGAATCATTTGTGTCGCCGAGTGGACAGGCTGTGCTGCGTCATATAGATGTAGGCGCTTTGGTCAAGTCCGAGAGCTTTCATTCTTCGTACAGCCAGGAATGGGACTCGTACGAGGTAGATGAAGATCGATTACTGGACTATTTGGAGCCACTCACGGGAGCATCGGCGCCGGACCCCCTTGACATCGACCCGGAAGCGtgcgacgaggcgcgtcAAGTATCCGATACCGACGTTTCGCGCGGTGGCCTTGTCCTGGATTGGCATAGTTGCGATGCATGGCCGGAGCGGTGGGTTGACCTTGCTGTTGTGTTGCGCTCGGATCACCAGCTCTTGTGGAAGCGACTGGAAAAGCG CAACTACACAGAGAAGAAGATTGCAGAGAACAACGAGGCAGAGATTATGGGCGTTGTACAAGACGAGGTATTTGACTCTTATGTGCCTGAGGCAATTGTTGTTCTGCACAGCGATACAGCGGAGCAGATGGACTCCAATGttgagcgcatcctcgcctGGATTcacgcatggcgcgcgcagcgtgggCTGGAAACATGA
- the GDI1 gene encoding Rab GDP dissociation inhibitor alpha (EggNog:ENOG503NU8W; COG:O; BUSCO:EOG09262739) has translation MDETYDAIILGTGITECVLSALLSVDGKKVLHIDRNDYYGAECASLSLSQLYNKFRPGEEVPKDMGRDRDWAIDMIPKFMMANGEIVNMLVHTDVTRYLEFKQIAASYVYRDKRIAKVPSTEMEAVRSPLMGLFEKRRAKRFFEFCQNWRDDDPKTHQGIDLDGWPMDKVFAHFGLEPGTRDFIGHAMALHLDDAYMQTPARETLERIMLYTSSMARYGKSPYIYPMYGLGELPQGFARLAAIHGGTYMLDKPVDEIVVDDKATFVGVRSGGETVKAPMVVGDPSYFRKVGSKPLVRETGKVVRAICILKHPIPNTDNSDSVQLIIPQNQVGRKHDIYIAEVSTTHAVCPAGYYLAQVSTVVETDKPELELRAGLDLLGPIHEKFVTITDLEEPLDSGKENKIFITRSYDPTSHFETVVEDIHNVWRRITGNPLVLKQPQDSEGAHVAA, from the exons ATGGACGAAACATACG ACGCAATCATTTTGGGTACGGGCATCACGGAGTGTGTTCTTTCCGCTCTTTTGTCTGTGGACGGCAAAAAGGTCTTGCACATTGACAGGAACGATTACTACGGTGCCGAGTGTGCTTCGCTTTCGCTTTCGCAGCTGTACAACAAGTTCCGCCCCGGCGAGGAAGTACCGAAGGATATGGGCCGCGATCGTGACTGGGCAATTGATATGATTCCTAAGTTCATGATGGCGAACGGCGAGATTGTCAATATGCTCGTGCACACCGATGTGACGCGCTACTTGGAGTTCAAGCAGATTGCTGCTAGCTACGTGTAccgcgacaagcgcattgCGAAGGTCCCTAGTACAGAGATGGAGGCAGTGCGCTCCCCGCTGATGGGTCTGTTTgagaagcgccgcgctaAGCGCTTTTTTGAGTTTTGCCAAAACTGGCGCGACGACGATCCCAAGACGCACCAAGGCATTGACTTGGATGGATGGCCCATGGACAAGGTTTTTGCGCATTTTGGTCTTGAGCCGGGCACGCGCGACTTTATTGGCCATGCTATGGCGCTGCACTTGGACGACGCGTACATGCAGACTCCCGCGCGCGAGACtctcgagcgcatcatgcTGTACACTTCTTCCATGGCGCGCTACGGCAAGTCGCCTTACATTTACCCTATGTACGGTCTTGGCGAGCTGCCCCAAGGCTTTGCGCGCCTAGCTGCTATCCACGGCGGAACATACATGCTTGACAAACCAGTGGATGAAATTGTTGTGGACGACAAGGCCACATTTGTTGGCGTACGCAGCGGTGGAGAGACTGTCAAGGCACCCATGGTTGTTGGCGACCCGAGCTACTTCCGCAAGGTCGGCAGCAAGCCGCTCGTTCGCGAGACGGGCAAGGTAGTGCGTGCAATTTGCATTCTCAAGCACCCCATTCCCAACACAGACAACTCTGACAGTGTCCAGCTGATCATCCCACAGAACCAAGTTGGCCGCAAGCACG ACATCTATATCGCCGAGGTCTCGACGACCCACGCCGTGTGCCCGGCCGGCTACTATCTCGCTCAGGTGTCTACAGTGGTCGAGACCGACAAGCCGGAGCTTGAGCTCCGTGCCGGTCTCGACTTGCTAGGTCCGATCCATGAAAA ATTCGTTACCATCACAGATCTCGAGGAGCCGCTCGACTCTGGCAAAGAGAACAAGATTTTCATCACGCGGTCGTACGATCCCACTTCCCACTTTGAAACGGTTGTGGAAGACATTCACAATGTCTGGCGCCGCATCACTGGCAATCCACTCGTGCTCAAACAGCCGCAAGATTCCGAAGGTGCACACGTCGCCGCATGA
- a CDS encoding uncharacterized protein (EggNog:ENOG503PKZ7), whose translation MDAYGGENEISDMASTSQMTLQKCASFDAASIRNYACDSSPYLSVPSRRDLRRSWTGISLPTDKSTTRHSSSDAHFLLAKRPSRPSQDLAALAKRLKARVSVAELSAYAPSAQFYPSLQDEKDAVPLPVECPPASDVMTPHSLLFYRPAGTDSTDVTPSSSWSSCTKYSSDADDSAGTVSTSIESEDTDGSGSKTALASSLSDTSTIGMPDVSALRLYTSFSSSEKLGKPGPMRPRSKSDVMPRPESLADMFGKCLQCAHRNEQHDELTPFHTSPVAETENKSAAASAPTSPLTLPNTQVGYNPWMDTDDSDKDFSAYISGIGNPIDPDIEFSSVMQLQTFRIHSRSRSVTRGDCREERRQKQPSCLPSCKVLPFAALRHSCASPRPPLLNVRDTDMIPPLAALGSAICNPGYNLRSSRCASPSRCEDYAALLDAPPAVTPPPDASLAADPALGAKELHGLGQRDENGFRTVYSRQQLNQARRKQQPLANASRLRVDEPEPLALEAFEDDLAKEEEHHDEDARGRSPRRGRGRSVARVTPYKEPASQASFAKKGSSVIGLAGEHRSSLPTRKGVRSDRGRRRENVLYSDAVLGSRTTHSADARESRRGRRGAVKAVTSLESPGASSDVAPESAAMVRSSSLCDERASLTRPRLLSNGGHLLMLSLEIAMIKNNKIHAPLKQRWGKRRDDDFRPIPDHLAQTKMLLSRAHRRELAAEDELMCGVGSSLKNIWIP comes from the exons ATGGACG CCTACGGTGGCGAAAACGAGATATCCGACATGGCGTCTACATCGCAGATGACGCTCCAGAAGTGTGCCTCGTTTGATGCGGCCTCTATACGCAACTATGCATGCGATTCTTCTCCATATCTCAGCGTGCCTTCACGACGTgacttgcgccgctcatgGACCGGCATTTCCCTCCCCACTGACAAGAGCACTACACGCCACTCGTCCTCTGACGCACATTTTctgctcgccaagcgccCTTCGCGCCCCTCGCAAGATCTCGCGGCCTTGGCCAAGCGGCTAAAGGCGAGAGTCAGTGTCGCGGAGTTGAGTGCATATGCGCCTTCTGCGCAGTTCTACCCCTCGTTGCAAGACGAGAAAGACGCCGTGCCTTTGCCTGTGGAATGCCCACCGGCATCCGATGTTATGACTCCCCATTCGCTACTATTTTATCGGCCAGCAGGAACTGACAGCACCGACGTAACGCCCAGCTCCTCTTGGTCATCTTGTACCAAGTACAGCTCAGATGCAGACGACTCTGCCGGCACCGTATCCACCTCGATTGAGTCTGAAGACACGGACGGGTCGGGATCAAAAACGGCCCTCGCATCGTCATTGTCCGACACAAGTACCATTGGCATGCCCGACGTGAGCGCATTGCGCCTCTATACGTCTTTTTCTTCCAGCGAGAAACTAGGCAAGCCTGGCCCAATGCGCCCGAGGAGCAAGAGCGACGTGATGCCGCGCCCCGAATCGCTCGCTGACATGTTCGGCAAGTGTTTGCAATGCGCACACAGGAACGAGCAGCATGACGAACTTACACCCTTTCACACTTCGCCGGTCGCCGAAACCGAAAACAAGTCGGCGGCTGCCTCGGCGCCTACGTCGCCACTGACATTGCCCAATACGCAAGTGGGCTACAACCCATGGATGGATACTGACGACTCGGACAAAGATTTCTCAGCGTACATATCTGGTATCGGAAATCCTATCGACCCCGATATTGAATTTTCATCTGTCATGCAGCTGCAAACCTTTCGCATCCACAGCAGGAGCAGAAGTGTCACACGAGGCGACTGCAGGGaagagcgccgccaaaAGCAACCGTCGTGTCTCCCTTCTTGCAAAGTGCTACCGTTTGCCGCCTTGCGTCATTCTTGCGCCTCTCCGCGTCCACCATTGCTGAATGTACGCGACACGGACATGATTCCTCCGCTCGCTGCACTGGGCTCCGCCATATGCAACCCAGGCTACAACCTTCGGTCCAGCAGATGTGCGTCACCGAGTCGCTGCGAGGATTATGCTGCTTTGCTCGACGCACCGCCCGCGGttacgccgccgccggatGCCTCGCTCGCGGCTGATCCTGCATTAGGCGCAAAAGAGCTTCATGGACTGGGACAGCGCGACGAGAATGGCTTCCGCACTGTTTACTCGCGCCAGCAGCTGAACCAGGcacgccgcaagcagcagccCCTTGCCAACGCTTCGCGTCTGCGCGTTGATGAGCCTGAACCGCTAGCTCTTGAAGCATTTGAGGACGACCTTGCAAAGGAGGAGGAACATCACGACGAAGACGCACGAGGCCGTTCGCCCCGCCGCGGTCGTGGACGCAGCGTAGCGCGTGTTACGCCGTACAAGGAGCCTGCGAGCCAAGCTTCTTTTGCCAAAAAAGGAAGCTCTGTAATCGGCCTCGCTGGCGAGCATCGCAGCTCGCTTCCGACCCGAAaaggcgtgcgcagcgaccgcggacggcgccgcgagaATGTATTGTATTCTGACGCGGTATTAGgatcgcgcacgacgcacagcgccgacgcgcgcgagagTAGGCGCGGCCGGCGAGGTGCCGTCAAAGCGGTCACTTCGCTAGAAAGCCCCGGAGCGTCGAGCGATGTTGCACCTGAGTCAGCTGCAATGGTGCGCAGTTCGTCTTTGTGTGATGAGCGTGCCTCGCTCACACGGCCTCGTCTACTGAGCAATGGCGGCCATTTGCTTATGCTGAGTTTGGAGATTGCCATGATTAAGAACAACAAgatccatgcgccgctcaagcagcgctgggGCAAACGCAGAGACGACGATTTCCGTCCCATCCCCGACCATCTTGCGCAAACCAAGATGCTACTTTCccgtgcgcatcgccgcgagctt